The window GGAACAGCTTGCCGATGTTGATGCCGTTGATGGTGACGTTACGCAGCATCCACTGGTCGTTGATCTTCACCATGGTGTAGGTCACCGGATAGATCGTGCCGTTGCTGCCGCGCACCTCCATATTGACGCTGGTACGGTCTGGGTCCGACTGCTTGGCGCTGCTCGGCAGCACGCGGATGTCCTGATTGTCGTACTCCAGCAGGGCATTGCCGTAGAACTGCATCAGGCTGCGCTTGAAGTTCTCCTGGAAGCGCGTCATCTGCTCGGGGCTAGCGCCGCGCGAATACTTGACGGTCATGATGCTGCGGGAAATACCGTCCGTGTCCACCACCGGGCCGATGATGCGGTTCAGCGCGTCGTAAAAGGCGCTCGGATTGCTGCGATACTGCTCCTTGTTGGCCTTCAGGTTCTGGAGCATTTCACTGGTGGTCCGCTGCACCACCTGCTGCGCCGCAGGCGCGGCAAGGACGAACAGCGGGAATACGGCCAGCAGCACCAGCAGGCCGCGACGCAGAACATTAATCATGGGCAAAGTCCTCACTTGGCTTCTTTGTTCACCGAGTTGATCAGGAATTTCCCGATCAAGTCCTCCAACACTAACGACGACTGAGTGTCATGAATGGTTCCGCCATCCTTGAGCACGGCGTCGTCTCCGCCGACGCTGAGGCCAACATATTTCTCGCCCAGCAGACCGGCGGTGAGAATCGAAGCCGTGGAGTCGGCGGGCAGATTGTCCACGCGCTTTTCCAGCTCCATGGTCACCCGCCCGGTATAGCTGTCGCGATCCAGATCGATGGCCGTGACCTTGCCAATGGTGACCCCGGCCATGGTGACCTTGGCCCTGACAGTCAGGCCGGCGATGTTGTCGAAATTGGCGTACAACTTATAAGTGTCCTGCCCGGCGCCCACCGACAGGCCGCTGACCCGCAGCGCCAGCAGCAGCAAGGCCAACAAGCCAGCCAGGAGGAACAGGCCGACACCAATTTCCAGGGTGCGGATTTGCATCAGAAATCTCCAAACATCAAAGCGGTCAGGATGAAGTCCAGGCCTAGCACGGCCAGCGAGGCATAGACCACAGTTTTTGTCGTTGCACGGCTGATCCCTTCCGAGGTCGGCTCGCAGTCATAACCCTGGAATACGGCGATCCAGGTCACCACCCAGGCGAAAACAATGCTCTTGATCACGCCATTGAGCACGTCGTCATAGAAGGACACGCTGTTTTGCATGTTCGCCCAGAACGAGCCCTCGTAGACGCCGAGCCAGTCGATGGCCACCATCGCCCCACCCCAGATACCGACCACGCAGAAGATCAGGGTCAGCAGCGGCAGGGAGATGAAGCCGGCCAACAGACGCGGAGCGATGATGTACTTGAGCGGGTCGACACCGATCATCGCCAGACTCGAGAGCTGCTCGGTGGATTTCATATTGCCGATTTCCGCCGTCAGCGCCGAACCGGCACGCCCGGCGAACAACAGCGCGGTCACCACCGGGCCGAGCTCACGCAGCAAGGTCAGGGCCACCATCTGCCCGACCGCCTGCTCGGAGCCGTAATCACTGAGGATGCTGAAACCCTGCAGCGCCAGCACCATGCCGATGAAGACGCCGGACACCACGATGATCACCAGCGACAGCACGCCGACCGCGTACAGCTGCTTGATCAGCAACTGCAGCCAATGGCCCTGACCGTTGTGCCCGAACATGGCGCGCACGAGAAAGATGGTCGACTTGCCCAGCGCAGCGACCACGTCGATGCCTGCCCGCCCGAGCAGACGAATGCGCTCGATAATGGATTTCTTGCGCATCAGCGCGCCCCCAGAAGATCGTCGCGGTAATCCGGCGCCGGATAATGGAAAGGCACCGGCCCATCCTCCGTGCCTTTCATAAACTGATGGATACGCGGGTTGTCGGAATTCATCAGCTCGGCTGGCGTGCCCTGCCCCAGGACCTGGCCATCACCCACCACATAGAGGTAATCGGCGATGCTCGCGGTTTCCGCCAGATCGTGGGACACGACGATACTGGTGATCCCCAGCGCATCGGTGAGCAGACGGATCAGCCGCACCAGCACGCCCATGGCGATCGGGTCCTGGCCAACGAAGGGTTCGTCATACATGAGAATCTGCGGGTCCAGGGCAATCGCCCGCGCCAGCGCCACGCGGCGCTTCATGCCGCCCGACAGCTCATCCGGCATCAGCTCGATCGCACCGCGCAGGCCGACCGCCTCGAGCTTCATCAGGACGATGTCGCGGATCATCTCTTCCGGCAACTGGGTGTGCACGCGCAACGGAAAGGCGACGTTCTCGAACACATCGAGATCGGTGAACAACGCGCCGCTCTGGAACAGCACACCCATCTGCTTGCGCATATCGAACAGTTCACGGCGCGAAAGATCGGGAAGATTCTGGCCATTGACCCGGATCTCGCCGCTGGCGGGGCGCAACTGCGCGCCGATCAAGCGAAGAAGGGTGGTCTTGCCGCAACCGGAAGGCCCCATGATCCCGGTGACCTTGCCGCGCGGAAAACGGATATCCACATTGTCGAAAATACTGCGGGAGCCACGCTTGAAGGAGACGCCCTTCAGCTCGACCGCATAGGCATTATCGGCGCTCATCTAGACTCCTTGCGATGCAGCCTTCCCGTTCAGATGCCAGCGCCCCGAAAGAAAATCGCGCTGACTGGACGGGCCGAATAGGCCGCGCACTA is drawn from Pseudomonas cavernae and contains these coding sequences:
- a CDS encoding MlaC/ttg2D family ABC transporter substrate-binding protein — protein: MINVLRRGLLVLLAVFPLFVLAAPAAQQVVQRTTSEMLQNLKANKEQYRSNPSAFYDALNRIIGPVVDTDGISRSIMTVKYSRGASPEQMTRFQENFKRSLMQFYGNALLEYDNQDIRVLPSSAKQSDPDRTSVNMEVRGSNGTIYPVTYTMVKINDQWMLRNVTINGINIGKLFRDQFADAMQRNGNDLNKTIDGWAQVVANAKNTEAGQQAAGHE
- the mlaE gene encoding lipid asymmetry maintenance ABC transporter permease subunit MlaE; this translates as MRKKSIIERIRLLGRAGIDVVAALGKSTIFLVRAMFGHNGQGHWLQLLIKQLYAVGVLSLVIIVVSGVFIGMVLALQGFSILSDYGSEQAVGQMVALTLLRELGPVVTALLFAGRAGSALTAEIGNMKSTEQLSSLAMIGVDPLKYIIAPRLLAGFISLPLLTLIFCVVGIWGGAMVAIDWLGVYEGSFWANMQNSVSFYDDVLNGVIKSIVFAWVVTWIAVFQGYDCEPTSEGISRATTKTVVYASLAVLGLDFILTALMFGDF
- a CDS encoding ATP-binding cassette domain-containing protein; protein product: MSADNAYAVELKGVSFKRGSRSIFDNVDIRFPRGKVTGIMGPSGCGKTTLLRLIGAQLRPASGEIRVNGQNLPDLSRRELFDMRKQMGVLFQSGALFTDLDVFENVAFPLRVHTQLPEEMIRDIVLMKLEAVGLRGAIELMPDELSGGMKRRVALARAIALDPQILMYDEPFVGQDPIAMGVLVRLIRLLTDALGITSIVVSHDLAETASIADYLYVVGDGQVLGQGTPAELMNSDNPRIHQFMKGTEDGPVPFHYPAPDYRDDLLGAR
- the mlaD gene encoding outer membrane lipid asymmetry maintenance protein MlaD, giving the protein MQIRTLEIGVGLFLLAGLLALLLLALRVSGLSVGAGQDTYKLYANFDNIAGLTVRAKVTMAGVTIGKVTAIDLDRDSYTGRVTMELEKRVDNLPADSTASILTAGLLGEKYVGLSVGGDDAVLKDGGTIHDTQSSLVLEDLIGKFLINSVNKEAK